In Bradyrhizobium sp. G127, one genomic interval encodes:
- a CDS encoding CoA ester lyase → MIRPRRSVLFMPGSNARALDKARNLPSDGVILDLEDSVAPDAKPMARDQIAAAVAARGFGRREIIIRVNNLESPWWQDDLAMAAAARPDGILVPKVSNPADVKMLEERLRSLKADPAIGLWAMIETPIAVLSAQQIAATAREGDKRLAGFIMGPNDIARETRMRMLPGRAAMLPLFSHCILAARAYGIEILDGPYNDISDIAGFAKECAQGRDMGFDGKTLIHPGQIDAANAAYTPPADEVARARKIMGVFDLPENVSKGVVQLDGQMVERLHVEMAKRTIAIADAIAALKMG, encoded by the coding sequence ATGATCCGTCCGCGCCGCAGTGTCCTGTTCATGCCCGGCTCCAATGCGCGGGCGCTGGACAAGGCGCGGAATCTTCCTTCCGACGGCGTCATTCTGGATCTCGAGGACTCCGTCGCGCCGGACGCGAAGCCGATGGCGCGCGACCAGATCGCGGCGGCGGTCGCCGCCAGGGGGTTTGGCCGGCGCGAGATCATCATCCGCGTCAACAATCTCGAGTCGCCGTGGTGGCAGGACGATCTGGCAATGGCCGCAGCCGCGCGGCCGGACGGCATTCTGGTGCCGAAAGTCTCGAACCCGGCCGACGTGAAGATGCTCGAGGAACGTCTGCGCTCGCTCAAGGCCGATCCGGCCATTGGCCTTTGGGCGATGATTGAGACGCCGATCGCGGTGCTGTCCGCCCAGCAGATCGCGGCGACGGCGCGCGAAGGCGACAAGCGCCTCGCCGGCTTCATCATGGGGCCGAACGATATTGCGCGCGAGACGCGGATGCGGATGCTGCCGGGCCGCGCGGCGATGCTGCCGCTGTTCTCCCATTGCATCCTGGCCGCGCGCGCCTACGGCATCGAAATTCTCGATGGCCCTTACAACGACATCAGCGACATCGCGGGCTTTGCGAAGGAATGCGCGCAGGGCCGCGACATGGGGTTCGACGGCAAGACGCTGATTCACCCGGGCCAGATCGATGCGGCCAACGCGGCCTATACGCCGCCCGCGGACGAAGTCGCCCGCGCGCGCAAGATCATGGGCGTGTTCGATCTGCCGGAAAATGTCAGCAAGGGCGTGGTGCAGCTCGACGGGCAGATGGTCGAGCGGCTGCATGTCGAGATGGCGAAACGAACGATTGCGATTGCCGATGCGATCGCGGCGCTGAAGATGGGTTGA